From Bradyrhizobium symbiodeficiens, the proteins below share one genomic window:
- a CDS encoding putative bifunctional diguanylate cyclase/phosphodiesterase → MNDNQYSGASEAELGFLKEIVRMLPAGLTVQDAHGELLLVNDAAAAQLGMDGSHPSPDLAPRREACRQALSAGQAVVTEEALHRGTARQVLLTTHRPVRLAGRELLISASSDITEQKNFEDQLFRSAYFDELTGLPSRRVIEHHASNLLAADRGGERFALAFLDVDNFKHINDYYGHAVGDALLVELSKRLGRDLRDSDMLSRISGDEFLLLLSPIQSQEEVAEFMQSTLERLTAPFFIDNSEVFASTSVGISLYPDHGRSFETLRQNADVAMYRIKNDGKGSATFFDSSMEREALARMKIEQSLRQAILEKRFCCAFQSKVDIRTQAVKGIEALVRLRDDEGVIQAPGSFINLASELGLIDELTHLVLAEIVKSIDLINETFGAEATISINVAAKQAGNPEFMRSFARALEETGFPQRFMIEVTEDAFVAKNHFQAEILPMFRKLGVGISIDDFGTGYSSLSALADITADEIKIDRSFITDIHQRPRSQGILRAIESLSEALGMTVIAEGLETYEELAYLQAATKIRYAQGYYFSRPIFLEELKLATPASSESRASVASRPTQQNRQGYSRASGYRR, encoded by the coding sequence ATGAACGACAACCAATATTCCGGCGCGAGTGAAGCCGAGCTCGGTTTTCTCAAGGAAATCGTTAGAATGCTGCCGGCCGGCCTGACCGTGCAGGATGCGCACGGCGAGCTTCTGCTGGTTAACGATGCCGCCGCCGCGCAGCTCGGCATGGACGGCAGCCATCCTTCGCCAGATCTCGCGCCGCGCCGCGAAGCCTGCCGCCAGGCGCTGAGCGCCGGCCAGGCTGTCGTCACCGAGGAGGCGCTCCACCGCGGCACCGCGCGCCAGGTGCTGCTCACGACCCATCGTCCCGTTCGCCTCGCCGGACGCGAGTTGCTGATCTCGGCATCCTCCGACATCACCGAGCAGAAGAATTTCGAGGACCAGCTGTTCCGCTCGGCCTATTTCGACGAGCTGACCGGATTGCCCTCGCGGCGCGTGATCGAACATCACGCCAGCAATCTGCTTGCGGCCGATCGTGGCGGCGAGCGCTTCGCGCTGGCCTTCCTCGACGTCGACAATTTCAAGCACATCAACGACTATTACGGCCACGCCGTCGGCGATGCGCTGCTTGTCGAGCTGTCGAAGCGGCTTGGACGCGACTTGCGCGATTCCGACATGCTGTCGCGCATCTCCGGCGACGAATTCCTGCTGCTGCTGTCGCCGATCCAGAGCCAGGAGGAGGTCGCCGAATTCATGCAGTCGACGCTGGAGCGGCTGACGGCGCCGTTCTTCATCGACAATTCGGAAGTCTTCGCCTCCACCTCCGTCGGCATCAGCCTCTATCCCGATCACGGCCGCAGCTTCGAGACGCTGCGCCAGAACGCCGACGTCGCGATGTACCGCATCAAGAACGACGGCAAGGGATCGGCGACGTTCTTCGACTCCAGCATGGAGCGCGAGGCGCTGGCGCGGATGAAGATCGAGCAGTCGCTGCGGCAGGCCATCCTGGAGAAGCGCTTCTGCTGCGCCTTTCAGTCCAAGGTCGACATCCGCACCCAGGCCGTGAAGGGCATCGAGGCCCTGGTGCGCCTGCGCGACGACGAAGGCGTAATCCAGGCGCCCGGCTCGTTCATCAATCTCGCCAGCGAGCTCGGCCTGATCGACGAATTGACCCACCTCGTACTCGCCGAGATCGTCAAATCGATTGATCTGATCAACGAGACCTTCGGCGCGGAAGCAACCATCAGCATCAATGTCGCGGCCAAGCAGGCCGGCAACCCCGAATTCATGCGCAGCTTCGCGCGGGCGCTGGAGGAGACCGGCTTTCCGCAGCGCTTCATGATCGAGGTGACGGAAGACGCCTTCGTCGCCAAGAATCACTTCCAGGCCGAGATCCTGCCGATGTTCCGCAAGCTCGGCGTCGGCATCTCGATCGACGATTTCGGCACCGGCTATTCCTCGCTCTCGGCACTGGCCGACATCACCGCCGACGAGATCAAGATCGACCGCTCCTTCATCACCGACATCCATCAGCGTCCGCGCAGCCAGGGCATCCTGCGCGCGATCGAGTCCCTGAGCGAGGCGCTCGGCATGACCGTGATCGCCGAAGGCCTCGAAACCTACGAGGAGCTCGCCTATCTCCAGGCCGCGACCAAGATTCGCTACGCGCAGGGCTATTATTTCTCCCGCCCGATCTTCCTGGAGGAGCTGAAGCTCGCGACACCGGCCTCGAGCGAGTCGCGCGCCAGCGTGGCGAGCCGGCCGACCCAGCAGAACCGCCAAGGCTATTCGCGCGCGAGCGGGTATCGAAGGTAG
- a CDS encoding sigma-54 interaction domain-containing protein, with product MSASSASISDPAYLRARAMETLFERLEQLCEGAIAIDRTGRVVYVNEKYLAALGLERTSEAIGRPIEEVIPNSLMRKVAETGEPILLDIMELGGEQLVVTRMPIEDENGTVIGAIGFVLYDHIESLKPLLARVAQLESDLRLARRQLSNARAARFTFADFVGATAGIAQAKEFAKRAARQSVTVLLTGETGTGKELLAQAIHNASSRAEKPFVSVNVAAIPETLIESEFFGTAPGAYTGADRRGREGKFRIADGGTLFLDEIGEMPLQLQAKLLRVLQEREIEPLGSDKISKVDVRVVAATNVDLRKRVSDGAFRADLYYRLNVLSIDLPPLRKCLDDLPDICARLIEDISASGDFVNARITPSGLSALARYDWPGNVRELRNILERALILSDSGRLTSDDFVHILPVNGAAVSTPGARMTGSVVPYAEAEAEFEKQTLEHALAASNGQITEAARMLQISRATFYKKLAKFGLASGAPPV from the coding sequence ATGTCCGCCTCTTCCGCCTCGATCAGCGATCCCGCCTATCTCCGAGCGCGCGCGATGGAGACGCTGTTCGAGCGGCTGGAACAGCTCTGCGAGGGCGCGATCGCGATCGACCGCACTGGGCGCGTCGTCTACGTTAATGAGAAATATCTCGCGGCACTCGGTCTCGAGCGGACCTCCGAGGCGATCGGCCGGCCGATCGAGGAGGTCATCCCCAACAGCCTGATGCGGAAGGTGGCCGAGACCGGCGAGCCGATCCTGCTCGACATCATGGAGCTCGGCGGCGAGCAGCTCGTCGTCACGCGCATGCCGATCGAGGACGAGAACGGCACGGTGATCGGCGCGATCGGCTTCGTGCTCTACGATCACATCGAAAGCCTGAAGCCGCTGCTTGCCCGCGTCGCCCAGCTCGAGAGCGACCTGCGGCTGGCGCGGCGGCAATTGTCCAACGCCCGCGCCGCGCGCTTCACCTTCGCGGATTTCGTCGGCGCCACCGCGGGAATCGCGCAGGCGAAGGAATTCGCCAAGCGCGCGGCACGGCAAAGCGTGACCGTTCTGCTGACCGGCGAGACCGGTACCGGCAAGGAATTACTGGCGCAGGCGATCCACAATGCATCGTCGCGCGCCGAAAAGCCGTTCGTCAGCGTCAATGTCGCAGCGATCCCGGAGACACTGATCGAGTCCGAGTTCTTCGGCACCGCACCGGGCGCCTATACCGGAGCCGACCGCAGGGGGCGCGAGGGAAAGTTCCGCATCGCCGACGGCGGCACGCTGTTTCTCGACGAGATCGGCGAGATGCCGCTGCAATTGCAGGCCAAGCTGCTGCGCGTGCTGCAGGAGCGCGAGATCGAACCGCTCGGCTCGGACAAGATCAGCAAGGTGGACGTGCGCGTGGTCGCCGCGACCAATGTGGATTTGCGCAAGCGCGTCAGTGACGGTGCCTTCCGCGCCGATCTCTACTACCGGCTCAACGTGCTCTCGATCGACCTGCCGCCACTTCGCAAATGCCTCGACGATCTGCCTGACATCTGCGCGCGGCTGATCGAAGACATCAGCGCCTCCGGCGACTTCGTCAACGCCAGGATCACGCCGAGCGGCCTCTCGGCCCTCGCGCGCTACGATTGGCCCGGCAATGTCCGCGAGCTTCGCAACATTCTCGAACGCGCGCTGATCCTGAGCGATTCCGGGCGGCTGACCAGCGACGATTTCGTCCACATCCTGCCGGTGAACGGGGCCGCCGTCTCAACGCCAGGGGCCCGGATGACCGGATCTGTGGTGCCTTACGCCGAGGCGGAGGCCGAGTTCGAGAAGCAGACGCTCGAACATGCGCTCGCCGCGAGCAACGGCCAGATCACCGAAGCAGCCAGGATGCTTCAGATCTCGCGCGCAACCTTCTACAAGAAGCTCGCCAAGTTCGGACTGGCCTCGGGTGCCCCGCCTGTCTGA
- a CDS encoding substrate-binding domain-containing protein yields MRRSLILTAAIIGLAASSSAQADDLKIALIYGKTGPLEAYAKQTETGLKLGFEYATKGTMTLDGRKIVIITKDDQGKPDLAKAALAEAYQDDKADIAIGTTSSAAALAILPVAEENKKILIVEPAVADQITGEKWNRYIFRTARNSSQDAISNAVAIGKQGVTVATLAQDYAFGRDGVAAFKEALSKTGATLAAEEYAPTSTTDFTAVGQRLFDALKDKPGRKVIWVIWAGAGNPLAKLQDMDPKRYGIELSTGGNILPALAAYKGLPGMEGATYYYYEIPKNPVNDWLVAEHQKRFNAPPDFFTAGGFAAAMSVVAAVTKAKSTDSEKLITAMEGLEFDTPKGKMVFRKEDHQALQSMYHFKVKVDPNVAWAILEPVRELKIEDMDVPIKNKR; encoded by the coding sequence GTGCGTCGATCGCTCATTCTCACAGCAGCCATCATCGGCCTTGCCGCGAGCAGTTCCGCGCAAGCCGACGATCTCAAGATCGCGCTGATCTACGGCAAGACCGGTCCGCTCGAGGCCTACGCCAAGCAGACCGAGACCGGCCTGAAGCTGGGCTTCGAATACGCCACCAAGGGCACCATGACCCTCGATGGCCGCAAGATCGTCATCATCACCAAGGACGACCAGGGCAAGCCGGACCTCGCCAAGGCCGCGCTCGCCGAAGCCTATCAGGACGACAAGGCCGATATCGCAATCGGCACGACGTCGTCGGCCGCGGCGCTCGCCATTCTCCCGGTCGCCGAGGAGAACAAGAAGATCCTGATCGTCGAGCCCGCCGTCGCGGACCAGATTACCGGCGAGAAGTGGAATCGCTACATCTTCCGCACCGCGCGCAACTCCTCGCAGGATGCGATCTCCAATGCGGTCGCGATCGGCAAGCAGGGCGTCACCGTCGCAACGCTGGCGCAGGACTACGCGTTCGGCCGCGATGGCGTCGCCGCCTTCAAGGAAGCACTCTCCAAGACCGGCGCGACGCTCGCTGCCGAAGAATATGCCCCGACGTCGACCACCGACTTCACCGCGGTCGGCCAGCGCCTGTTCGACGCCCTGAAGGACAAGCCGGGCCGCAAGGTCATCTGGGTGATCTGGGCCGGCGCGGGCAATCCGCTGGCCAAGCTCCAGGACATGGACCCGAAGCGCTACGGCATCGAGCTCTCCACCGGCGGCAACATCCTGCCGGCGCTCGCCGCCTATAAGGGCCTGCCGGGCATGGAAGGTGCGACCTATTACTACTACGAGATCCCGAAGAACCCGGTGAACGACTGGCTGGTCGCCGAGCACCAGAAGCGCTTCAACGCGCCGCCGGACTTCTTCACCGCTGGTGGTTTTGCCGCTGCGATGTCCGTCGTCGCCGCCGTCACCAAGGCGAAGTCGACCGACAGCGAGAAGTTGATCACCGCGATGGAAGGCCTGGAGTTCGACACGCCGAAGGGCAAGATGGTGTTCCGGAAGGAAGACCATCAGGCGCTGCAGAGCATGTATCACTTCAAGGTCAAGGTCGACCCGAACGTCGCCTGGGCGATCCTCGAGCCGGTGCGCGAGCTGAAGATCGAGGACATGGACGTTCCGATCAAGAACAAGCGCTGA
- a CDS encoding ABC transporter ATP-binding protein has translation MSLTLETRDLTIRFGGHVAVNNVTCTFRPGELTAIVGPNGAGKTTYFNLISGQLRASNGSILFDGIDITQHSAPMRTRAGLGRAFQLTNLFPNLSVEENVRLAVQAANGTHYDMLRPWMVRRDLIARADAILDQVALGSRRGVAATALSHGDQRKLEVALMIALEPKVFMFDEPTAGMSIDEVPVVLNLIAQLKQDTSKIILLVEHKMDVVRSLADRIIVLHNGQLVADGPPAEVIASPIVQEAYLGVAPKTAGESAA, from the coding sequence ATGTCCCTCACCCTCGAAACCCGCGATCTCACCATCCGCTTCGGTGGGCATGTCGCGGTCAACAACGTCACCTGCACGTTCCGTCCGGGCGAGCTGACTGCGATCGTCGGGCCGAACGGCGCAGGCAAGACCACCTATTTCAACCTGATCTCGGGCCAGCTGCGCGCCTCGAACGGCAGCATCCTGTTCGATGGCATCGACATCACCCAGCACTCCGCGCCGATGCGGACCCGCGCTGGCCTTGGCCGCGCGTTCCAGCTGACAAACCTGTTCCCGAACCTCAGCGTGGAAGAGAACGTCCGCCTCGCGGTGCAGGCGGCGAACGGCACCCACTACGACATGCTGCGGCCCTGGATGGTGCGCCGTGACCTGATCGCACGCGCCGACGCCATCCTCGACCAGGTCGCGCTCGGCAGCCGCCGCGGCGTCGCCGCGACAGCGCTGTCGCACGGCGACCAGCGCAAGCTCGAGGTCGCCCTGATGATCGCGCTGGAGCCGAAGGTCTTCATGTTCGACGAGCCGACCGCCGGCATGAGCATCGACGAGGTGCCTGTCGTGCTCAACCTGATCGCGCAGCTCAAGCAGGACACGAGCAAGATCATCCTCCTCGTCGAGCACAAGATGGACGTGGTGCGCTCGCTCGCCGACCGCATCATCGTGCTGCATAACGGGCAACTCGTCGCGGACGGCCCGCCCGCCGAGGTGATTGCCTCGCCGATCGTGCAGGAGGCCTATCTCGGCGTTGCTCCCAAGACTGCCGGAGAGAGCGCAGCATGA